The Rhodocytophaga rosea genome has a segment encoding these proteins:
- a CDS encoding SMI1/KNR4 family protein, which translates to MKVLLRIKPNLQQISHKDIQNVESRLKFSIPDSLKELLLHYNGGDLGVNVFYTKFEDGDQRLYELYHLNSLEEIESAWGKCMMIRKYKRIKSCHSEKLWEVHVYALV; encoded by the coding sequence ATGAAAGTATTGCTACGCATAAAACCTAACTTACAACAAATATCACATAAGGATATTCAGAATGTAGAATCAAGACTTAAATTTTCTATACCAGATTCCTTAAAAGAATTGTTGCTTCATTATAATGGCGGAGATCTGGGTGTCAATGTATTTTACACTAAGTTTGAAGATGGAGATCAAAGGTTATATGAACTTTATCATCTAAATAGTTTAGAAGAAATAGAAAGTGCATGGGGTAAGTGTATGATGATCCGGAAATACAAGAGAATCAAATCTTGCCATTCGGAGAAACTCTGGGAAGTCCATGTATATGCATTGGTATAG
- the purE gene encoding 5-(carboxyamino)imidazole ribonucleotide mutase, whose translation MVGIIMGSESDMRIMSAAADVLKELGVIYEITIVSAHRTPHRMVHYAESARRRGLKVIIAGAGGAAHLPGMVASLTTLPVIGVPVKSSNSIDGWDSILSILQMPAGVPVATVALDGAKNAGILAAQIIGTSDAAIAENLQRYKDELREKVEASIKNLENR comes from the coding sequence ATGGTTGGAATTATAATGGGCAGTGAATCGGATATGCGGATTATGAGTGCTGCTGCCGACGTATTGAAAGAACTGGGAGTGATCTATGAGATTACAATTGTGTCGGCACACCGTACGCCACACCGCATGGTGCATTATGCAGAATCGGCCAGACGGAGAGGTTTAAAAGTAATTATTGCCGGGGCCGGGGGCGCTGCTCATTTACCGGGAATGGTTGCCTCACTGACCACCTTGCCTGTAATTGGCGTACCTGTAAAATCTTCTAATTCTATTGATGGCTGGGATTCCATATTGTCTATTCTGCAAATGCCTGCCGGAGTTCCGGTAGCAACCGTAGCTTTGGATGGAGCAAAAAACGCAGGTATTCTCGCCGCCCAGATCATAGGTACAAGCGATGCTGCAATAGCCGAAAATCTACAGCGTTATAAAGATGAACTTCGTGAGAAAGTGGAAGCTTCTATCAAGAATCTGGAGAATAGGTAA
- a CDS encoding 5-(carboxyamino)imidazole ribonucleotide synthase, producing MSAFSSDFKLGILGGGQLGRMLIQAAIDFNIYIKILDADPHAPCKPFAHEFVQGSLMDFETVYAFGKNVNVLTIEIEHVNVEALEKLQSEGVKVYPQPQVIRTIQDKRVQKQFYRQHSIPTSDFVLVDDKDSLAEHHHFLPAFQKLGKSGYDGRGVQRLSSASDLHKAFSEPSVLEKAVDFEKEISVIVARNVSGEISVFPPVELVFHPVHHLVEYLFAPAQISGLILAQANEIAIGVASKLQIVGLLAVEMFVTKTGEVLVNESAPRPHNSGHHTIKANATSQFEQHLRAILDLPLGSTAAKTFAAMVNLLGEDKYNGDAKYDGMEEALAIEGVYVHLYGKKTTKPFRKMGHITIIDNNLEALQTKVQQVKDRVKVIA from the coding sequence ATGAGTGCATTTAGCAGCGATTTCAAACTCGGCATTCTTGGTGGCGGACAACTGGGAAGAATGCTGATTCAGGCAGCCATTGACTTCAATATATATATCAAAATTCTCGATGCTGACCCTCATGCACCATGTAAACCATTTGCCCATGAATTTGTTCAGGGTTCTCTAATGGATTTTGAAACCGTGTATGCATTTGGCAAAAATGTAAATGTACTCACCATTGAAATTGAGCATGTAAATGTAGAGGCACTTGAAAAACTGCAAAGCGAAGGTGTTAAAGTATATCCACAACCTCAGGTAATCCGCACGATTCAGGATAAACGGGTACAAAAGCAGTTTTACAGGCAGCATAGTATCCCTACTTCTGATTTTGTGCTGGTAGATGATAAAGATTCTTTAGCCGAACACCATCATTTCTTGCCGGCTTTTCAGAAGTTAGGAAAATCAGGATATGATGGCAGAGGTGTACAACGGTTAAGTTCAGCCAGTGATCTGCACAAAGCTTTTTCAGAACCTAGTGTATTGGAAAAAGCAGTAGATTTTGAGAAAGAAATTTCTGTGATTGTTGCCCGGAATGTGAGTGGAGAAATTTCTGTTTTTCCCCCGGTAGAACTGGTATTTCATCCGGTACATCACCTGGTAGAATACCTGTTTGCGCCAGCCCAGATCAGCGGACTGATTCTGGCACAGGCGAATGAGATTGCAATAGGTGTGGCAAGTAAATTACAGATTGTAGGATTGCTGGCGGTAGAAATGTTTGTAACCAAAACCGGCGAAGTACTGGTAAACGAATCGGCTCCCCGTCCGCATAACAGTGGCCATCATACCATTAAAGCGAATGCAACTTCTCAGTTTGAACAACACCTGAGGGCTATTCTGGATCTGCCCCTGGGTAGCACGGCCGCTAAAACATTTGCTGCCATGGTGAACCTGCTGGGTGAAGACAAATACAATGGTGATGCTAAATATGATGGAATGGAAGAAGCACTGGCCATAGAAGGTGTATATGTACATTTGTATGGAAAAAAAACTACCAAACCTTTCCGGAAAATGGGCCATATTACCATCATTGATAACAACCTGGAAGCCTTACAAACCAAAGTACAGCAGGTAAAAGATAGGGTGAAAGTAATTGCATAA
- the ahcY gene encoding adenosylhomocysteinase, with the protein MIDTHVKYKVKDISLAEWGRKEIQLAEAEMPGLMSLRQEFGASKPLKGARIAGCLHMTIQTAVLIETLIELGAEVTWSSCNIFSTQDHAAAAIAAAGISVYAWKGMNEEEFNWCIEQTLFFGEDRKPLNMILDDGGDLTNMVLDRYPELAPAIKGLSEETTTGVHRLYERMKKGTLPMPAINVNDSVTKSKFDNLYGCKESCVDAIRRATDVMMAGKVAVVAGFGDVGKGSAKSLRGAGARVIVTEIDPICALQAAMEGFQVMKMDNAAKIGDIFVTATGNKDIIVERHFRAMKDKAIVCNIGHFDTEINMAWLNKNYGNTKVEIKPQVDKYTIDGKEVLILAEGRLVNLGCATGHPSFVMSNSFTNQTLAQIELWTNADQYENKVYTLPKHLDEKVARLHLSKIGVELDTLSDEQAEYIGVTTEGPFKSDLYRY; encoded by the coding sequence ATGATCGATACCCACGTTAAGTACAAAGTTAAGGACATTTCCCTGGCAGAATGGGGCCGTAAAGAAATCCAGCTGGCCGAAGCCGAAATGCCCGGTTTGATGTCTCTCAGACAAGAATTTGGTGCATCCAAACCCCTGAAAGGTGCCCGTATTGCTGGTTGCTTACACATGACGATTCAGACGGCTGTTCTGATTGAAACCCTGATTGAATTAGGTGCAGAAGTTACCTGGTCTTCCTGCAATATCTTCTCTACGCAAGATCATGCCGCCGCTGCGATTGCTGCTGCTGGTATCTCCGTATATGCCTGGAAAGGAATGAATGAGGAAGAATTTAACTGGTGTATTGAGCAGACTTTGTTCTTTGGAGAAGACCGTAAGCCATTGAACATGATTCTGGATGATGGAGGTGATTTAACTAACATGGTACTAGACAGATATCCTGAACTGGCTCCTGCCATTAAAGGTTTATCTGAAGAAACCACTACTGGTGTACACAGGCTGTATGAGCGCATGAAAAAAGGTACGCTGCCTATGCCTGCCATCAACGTAAATGATTCTGTAACCAAATCGAAATTCGATAACTTATATGGCTGTAAAGAATCCTGCGTTGATGCGATCAGAAGAGCAACCGATGTGATGATGGCCGGAAAAGTAGCGGTTGTTGCCGGCTTCGGTGATGTAGGAAAAGGTTCTGCCAAGTCGCTGAGAGGCGCAGGTGCCAGAGTTATCGTTACCGAAATTGATCCTATCTGTGCCTTACAGGCAGCTATGGAAGGTTTCCAGGTAATGAAAATGGACAATGCTGCTAAAATCGGTGATATCTTCGTAACTGCCACCGGAAATAAAGACATCATTGTAGAGCGCCATTTCAGAGCCATGAAGGATAAGGCGATTGTTTGTAACATTGGCCACTTCGATACTGAAATTAACATGGCATGGCTCAACAAAAACTATGGCAACACCAAAGTAGAGATCAAACCTCAGGTAGATAAATACACCATTGATGGCAAGGAAGTGCTGATTCTGGCAGAAGGCCGTTTAGTAAACTTAGGTTGTGCTACTGGTCACCCATCGTTTGTAATGTCTAATTCGTTCACTAACCAGACCCTGGCACAGATTGAACTTTGGACAAATGCAGATCAGTACGAAAATAAAGTATATACCCTTCCCAAACATCTCGACGAAAAAGTAGCCCGCCTGCACCTGTCTAAAATCGGTGTAGAACTGGATACGTTATCAGATGAGCAGGCTGAGTATATTGGCGTAACGACTGAGGGTCCGTTCAAATCGGATCTGTACAGATATTAA
- a CDS encoding ATP-binding protein, with translation MHSYVNDLSDFISNREKLHLLFPEAIQDIVCLHKLNGEFLFISPSVKLILGYSAEEFIAKFQGAQVVEKVATNKLPVDNQTIIIADDNSHIQYRIRTKDNLQLYFETITSLITDPHGQPFYYQSVSRSISENSIPEIQKAGIKQRENLLDKMSENIPLACYMVDERTGEILHFNNKFSQLWGIEYLQSKSQAGQLTHKELLQYIYPLLKQPESLQKIYNRYHHTDTSSVNELEIDLIDGQTYKIFTSHIFEDDLTYNATLFTFENITQRRLSDKKFKNTYDSLAEAQKIARFGNWEFDLQNQQISWSEELFHIYGVPMAEGAPTFEEMLKMIHSEDLNIFLKAVEDCIQHGIYYDIDHRIVLPDETVRYIHCIGKPVIAHHGDIIGLKGISHEITRQKQTEEQLIKAKDLAEHSVKLREQFLANMSHEIRTPLNGIVGMAHLLSKTTLDEEQKQFMEAIKFSADNLMVIINDILDLAKIEAGKMHIEEAQLFLRQVVKNVAGMFSIKTAEKNIQLDIDIDPTIPEVLLGDSVRLNQILLNLIGNAVKFTQEGAVRVKVKVEREFHDQIVLKVSVIDTGIGIPEDKLDYIFDIFTQATTETTRKFGGTGLGLPICKKLIELQKGKIKVTSHLGEGSDFTFTIPYKKEKKALQTVKDQSPDAEAAALPKSMRILLAEDNEINRMIVITMLKRWKQIETQVDVAGNGHQVLELLNKQDYDLILMDCQMPDMDGYTATRFIRTELSTPKSQVPIIAVTASALQQDKEKVFEAGMDDFIPKPFEQNELIDKILSVARRKKQTDAGTKTLPEKEQEIYNKDKLFDLTFLKNIAGDDLVELQDIIEKFIEKFPSDIALMEQALANKEFKTMSSAAHKLKANIKFFGIEKLYPAIEWIEKAGQSEESYIDVHALSHHIQFIRQTSEKVITGLKQELKEKV, from the coding sequence ATGCATAGCTATGTAAATGATCTTTCTGACTTTATTTCAAATAGAGAAAAGCTACACTTGCTCTTTCCGGAAGCCATTCAGGATATCGTGTGTTTGCATAAGCTAAATGGTGAATTTCTATTCATATCTCCTTCAGTAAAACTTATTTTAGGCTATTCTGCGGAAGAATTTATAGCAAAATTTCAGGGTGCACAGGTTGTAGAAAAAGTAGCAACAAACAAGCTACCTGTTGACAATCAAACTATTATTATTGCTGATGATAATTCCCACATTCAATATCGCATCCGTACAAAAGATAACCTGCAGCTATATTTTGAAACAATTACTAGTTTAATTACAGACCCACATGGACAGCCTTTCTATTATCAATCTGTTTCCCGGAGTATATCAGAAAATAGTATTCCAGAGATTCAGAAAGCTGGCATAAAACAAAGAGAGAATCTTCTGGATAAAATGTCGGAGAATATTCCTCTGGCCTGTTACATGGTGGATGAGCGCACTGGTGAAATTTTGCATTTTAATAACAAATTTAGTCAGCTATGGGGTATTGAGTATTTACAAAGCAAATCGCAAGCTGGTCAACTCACACATAAAGAACTGCTTCAGTATATTTATCCTTTACTCAAGCAGCCAGAGTCTCTGCAAAAAATATATAATCGCTATCACCACACCGATACTTCATCAGTTAATGAACTGGAAATAGATCTGATTGATGGGCAAACCTATAAAATTTTCACTTCACATATATTTGAAGATGATCTTACATACAATGCTACTTTATTTACTTTCGAAAATATCACCCAACGCAGGCTTTCGGATAAAAAATTTAAAAACACCTACGATAGTTTAGCAGAAGCCCAGAAAATCGCCCGGTTTGGAAACTGGGAATTTGATCTTCAAAACCAGCAAATCTCCTGGTCGGAAGAGTTGTTTCATATCTACGGAGTACCTATGGCTGAGGGTGCGCCTACTTTTGAAGAAATGCTCAAAATGATTCACAGTGAGGATCTGAATATCTTTTTGAAAGCAGTTGAGGATTGTATTCAGCATGGCATTTATTACGACATTGATCACCGTATTGTGCTTCCAGACGAGACAGTTCGTTATATTCATTGTATTGGAAAACCAGTAATAGCACATCATGGCGATATCATTGGTTTGAAAGGCATAAGCCATGAAATCACCAGGCAGAAACAAACAGAAGAGCAACTCATTAAAGCAAAAGATCTGGCCGAACATTCGGTGAAGTTAAGAGAACAGTTTCTGGCCAATATGAGTCACGAAATCCGTACACCGTTAAACGGAATTGTAGGTATGGCACATCTGCTTTCCAAAACTACCCTGGATGAGGAGCAAAAGCAGTTTATGGAGGCTATTAAGTTCTCTGCCGATAACCTGATGGTTATTATCAATGATATTCTGGATTTAGCTAAAATTGAAGCCGGAAAAATGCATATCGAAGAAGCGCAACTGTTTTTGAGGCAGGTTGTAAAGAATGTAGCAGGCATGTTTTCCATCAAAACCGCAGAGAAAAACATTCAGCTCGACATCGATATAGACCCCACTATTCCTGAAGTATTGCTGGGAGATTCAGTACGTTTAAACCAGATTCTACTCAACCTGATAGGCAATGCTGTAAAATTTACCCAGGAAGGTGCTGTCCGGGTGAAAGTGAAAGTGGAAAGGGAATTTCATGACCAGATAGTTCTCAAAGTTTCAGTTATAGATACTGGTATCGGTATTCCAGAAGACAAACTGGATTATATTTTTGATATTTTCACCCAGGCCACTACGGAAACTACCCGCAAATTTGGTGGTACAGGATTAGGTTTGCCTATCTGCAAAAAGTTAATTGAATTGCAGAAGGGTAAAATTAAAGTGACCAGCCACCTGGGCGAAGGAAGCGATTTTACCTTTACCATCCCATACAAAAAAGAGAAAAAAGCACTGCAAACCGTAAAAGACCAGTCACCGGATGCTGAAGCTGCTGCTCTTCCCAAAAGTATGCGGATTTTGCTGGCAGAAGATAATGAAATTAACCGCATGATTGTAATTACCATGCTGAAGCGATGGAAACAAATTGAAACGCAGGTGGATGTGGCCGGAAATGGACATCAGGTGCTGGAGTTACTCAATAAACAAGATTACGACTTAATTCTGATGGATTGCCAGATGCCTGATATGGATGGGTATACAGCTACCAGATTTATCCGGACAGAACTAAGTACTCCCAAATCGCAGGTACCGATTATTGCCGTAACGGCTTCAGCTTTACAACAGGATAAAGAAAAAGTATTCGAAGCAGGAATGGACGATTTTATTCCCAAGCCTTTTGAGCAAAACGAACTGATTGACAAAATACTCTCTGTTGCCCGGCGTAAGAAACAAACAGATGCCGGAACAAAAACACTGCCGGAAAAGGAGCAAGAAATATATAACAAGGACAAATTATTTGACCTTACTTTTCTTAAAAATATTGCCGGCGACGACCTGGTAGAATTACAAGATATTATCGAAAAATTCATTGAAAAATTCCCTTCCGACATTGCCCTGATGGAACAGGCGCTGGCTAACAAAGAATTTAAAACAATGTCCAGTGCAGCACATAAATTAAAAGCTAACATTAAGTTTTTTGGAATAGAGAAACTATATCCTGCCATAGAATGGATCGAGAAGGCTGGTCAATCTGAGGAGTCATACATTGATGTTCATGCCCTTTCTCACCATATTCAATTTATTCGGCAGACTTCTGAAAAAGTTATTACTGGCTTGAAGCAGGAACTTAAGGAGAAGGTTTAA
- the mdh gene encoding malate dehydrogenase: protein MKITVVGAGNVGATCADVLAYKEVANQVVLLDIKEGIAEGKALDIWQKAPIDLYDTRTIGATNDYSKTADSDVVVITSGLPRKPGMSRDDLISTNANIVRSVTENVVKHSPNAIIIVVSNPLDVMTYCAHITSKMPRTKVIGMAGILDTARYRAFLAEEINCSPKDIQAVLMGGHGDTMVPLPRYTTVAGIPVTELVAKDKLDAIVNRTINGGGELVKLMGTSAWYAPGSAAAQMVEAIVKDQRRIFPVCMKLEGEYGIDNCYLGVPVVLGKNGVEKIIELKLNDEEKALLEVSRQKVSEVMQALDTMTAAAK, encoded by the coding sequence ATGAAAATCACAGTAGTGGGAGCAGGTAATGTAGGAGCCACATGTGCAGATGTGCTGGCGTACAAAGAAGTGGCAAACCAGGTAGTGTTGCTAGACATCAAAGAAGGAATTGCAGAAGGAAAAGCATTAGACATCTGGCAGAAAGCGCCTATCGATTTATATGATACCCGTACCATTGGTGCTACCAACGATTATAGTAAAACGGCTGACTCTGATGTAGTTGTAATTACCTCAGGTCTGCCCCGTAAACCAGGTATGAGCCGTGACGATCTCATTTCAACCAATGCCAATATTGTCCGCTCAGTTACTGAAAATGTAGTAAAACATTCTCCCAACGCCATTATTATTGTTGTATCCAATCCTCTGGATGTAATGACCTATTGTGCCCATATTACCTCTAAAATGCCCCGTACCAAAGTAATAGGTATGGCTGGTATCCTGGATACAGCCCGTTACCGGGCATTTCTGGCCGAGGAAATCAATTGCTCTCCCAAAGATATTCAGGCCGTGCTGATGGGTGGACATGGGGATACAATGGTGCCATTGCCTCGTTATACAACCGTGGCTGGTATTCCGGTAACCGAACTTGTTGCAAAAGATAAACTAGATGCCATTGTGAACCGCACCATTAATGGCGGTGGCGAACTGGTAAAATTGATGGGTACTTCTGCCTGGTATGCACCCGGTTCAGCAGCTGCTCAAATGGTAGAAGCCATCGTGAAAGACCAACGCAGAATTTTCCCGGTATGTATGAAACTGGAAGGAGAATATGGCATTGATAATTGTTACCTGGGTGTACCTGTCGTGCTGGGTAAAAATGGGGTAGAAAAGATAATCGAACTTAAATTAAACGATGAAGAGAAAGCTTTACTGGAAGTATCCCGCCAGAAAGTTTCGGAAGTAATGCAGGCACTGGATACTATGACAGCGGCTGCTAAATAA
- a CDS encoding TonB-dependent receptor produces the protein MKKLIMPLALIALPFFAWAQFSISGTVTDASDKQPLAGVNVTIVNTYTGTFTNSQGEFALKNLKAGKYQVQVSFVGYEKVLQEVDVQQDVTLDFSLETATILADEVIVRATRAWEKSPTTFTNLSAKDLKAQNLGQDLPFLLNQTPSVVVNSDAGAGVGYTGIRIRGSDATRINVTINGIPYNEAESQGTFWVNLPDFASSVNNIQIQRGVGTSTNGAGAFGASINIQTTSLNQDAYGEVNNTYGSFNTWKHTLKFGSGLINGKWAFDGRLSKVSSDGYIDRASSDLKSFFVSGGYHGKSTLVKLNVFSGKEITYQAWNGTPESRIRNDAAGMQAYIERNYLSEVDAQNLLNSGRTYNAYTYDNEVDNYQQDHYQLILSQGINKYWNLNAALHLTRGRGYFEQYRQNDDFEEYGLPGLQIGDSLITSTDLIRRRWLDNYFYGFTYSANYNSLGKLSGIIGGGWNRYDGGHFGEIIWARFTGNSNIRDKYYDNDALKTDFNIYGKANYQFVEQLNGYIDLQYRRINYSFLGNVVDSESVRRSVQQEVTLNFFNPKAGLTFQVNNGLNLYASYSVANREPTRDDYTQSTPQSRPKAETLRNVEAGFRRQNKNTLLNINYYLMDYKNQLVLTGQINDVGEYNRTNIPRSYRMGVEIEGAIKLLPNLQWAANATFSRNKIRNYQEFIDDYDAGEQVATEYESTDIAFSPNITAASTISFSPVKNLSLNLVSKYVGEQFLDNTSSDSRKLDDFFVNDIRINYTLQTRLVKEIGLNLLMNNIFNVEYEPNGYTYSYRSGGAITTENFYYPQAGTNFLASINLKF, from the coding sequence ATGAAAAAGCTCATCATGCCACTGGCATTGATAGCCTTGCCCTTTTTTGCATGGGCACAATTTTCCATTTCTGGTACTGTTACAGATGCCAGTGACAAACAGCCTCTGGCTGGCGTGAATGTTACGATTGTAAACACCTACACAGGTACTTTTACCAATTCCCAGGGTGAGTTTGCCCTCAAAAACCTAAAAGCCGGGAAATATCAGGTACAGGTTTCCTTTGTAGGTTATGAAAAAGTGCTTCAGGAAGTAGATGTACAACAAGATGTAACGCTTGATTTCTCTTTAGAAACCGCTACCATTCTCGCTGATGAAGTAATTGTGCGGGCAACCAGAGCATGGGAAAAATCACCTACTACCTTTACAAATCTGTCAGCTAAAGATCTGAAAGCACAGAATCTGGGGCAAGATCTGCCTTTTTTACTAAATCAGACACCTTCAGTAGTAGTAAATTCTGATGCCGGTGCCGGTGTAGGCTATACCGGTATCAGAATTAGAGGCTCAGATGCCACCCGTATTAATGTTACCATCAATGGTATTCCGTATAATGAAGCCGAATCGCAAGGGACTTTTTGGGTGAACCTGCCGGATTTTGCTTCTTCAGTGAACAATATCCAGATTCAGCGGGGGGTAGGGACCTCTACCAATGGTGCAGGTGCATTTGGAGCCAGTATTAATATTCAGACTACCAGCCTTAACCAGGATGCCTATGGCGAAGTAAATAATACCTATGGTTCGTTCAACACCTGGAAACATACTTTAAAATTTGGCAGTGGGCTTATCAATGGGAAATGGGCATTCGACGGACGTTTATCCAAGGTTAGTTCTGATGGATACATCGACCGGGCTAGTTCAGATCTGAAATCTTTTTTTGTGTCCGGAGGCTATCATGGCAAATCGACTCTGGTGAAATTGAATGTTTTTTCCGGAAAGGAAATTACCTATCAGGCCTGGAACGGAACGCCTGAATCCAGGATACGCAATGATGCAGCAGGCATGCAGGCATATATCGAACGGAATTACCTTTCTGAAGTGGATGCGCAAAACCTGCTGAATTCTGGCCGTACCTACAATGCTTATACCTACGATAATGAAGTAGATAATTACCAGCAAGACCATTATCAGTTAATCTTATCACAAGGGATTAACAAATACTGGAACCTGAATGCGGCTCTTCACCTGACCAGAGGACGGGGATATTTTGAACAGTATCGTCAGAATGATGACTTTGAAGAATATGGCCTGCCCGGTTTACAAATTGGCGATTCATTAATTACTTCCACAGACCTGATCCGCAGGCGCTGGCTGGATAATTATTTTTATGGCTTTACCTATAGCGCCAATTACAATAGCCTAGGCAAGTTGAGCGGAATTATTGGTGGCGGATGGAACCGCTATGATGGCGGCCACTTTGGAGAGATCATATGGGCCAGATTTACCGGTAATTCTAATATCCGGGACAAATATTATGACAATGATGCCCTAAAAACAGATTTTAACATCTATGGTAAGGCAAACTACCAGTTTGTTGAACAACTGAATGGATATATCGATCTGCAATACCGCCGCATTAATTATTCATTTCTGGGAAATGTAGTAGATAGCGAAAGTGTACGGAGAAGTGTACAACAGGAAGTTACTTTGAATTTCTTTAATCCGAAAGCCGGGTTAACTTTTCAGGTGAACAATGGCTTAAACCTGTATGCTTCTTATAGTGTGGCCAACCGGGAACCAACCAGGGATGATTATACGCAGTCTACGCCACAAAGCCGCCCGAAAGCTGAAACCTTGCGCAATGTGGAAGCTGGGTTTCGCAGGCAAAATAAAAATACGTTGCTGAACATAAATTATTACCTGATGGATTATAAAAACCAGCTGGTACTGACCGGTCAGATTAATGACGTAGGCGAATACAACCGGACTAATATTCCCAGAAGTTACCGGATGGGTGTAGAAATTGAAGGAGCTATCAAACTATTGCCAAACCTGCAATGGGCTGCTAATGCTACTTTCAGCCGTAATAAGATCCGCAATTACCAGGAATTTATAGATGATTATGATGCCGGGGAACAAGTTGCCACTGAGTATGAGTCTACCGATATCGCTTTTTCACCCAATATTACGGCTGCCAGTACAATTTCTTTTTCTCCGGTTAAGAACTTAAGCCTGAACCTGGTTTCTAAATATGTAGGCGAACAGTTTCTGGATAATACTTCCAGTGACAGCCGCAAGCTCGATGACTTTTTTGTAAACGACATCCGCATCAATTATACACTACAAACCAGGCTGGTAAAAGAAATCGGACTGAACCTGCTGATGAATAATATTTTTAATGTAGAATATGAGCCGAATGGATATACCTATAGTTATAGAAGCGGCGGTGCCATTACTACAGAGAATTTTTATTATCCGCAGGCAGGTACCAATTTTCTGGCTTCCATCAATCTGAAGTTTTAG
- a CDS encoding M28 family peptidase, with amino-acid sequence MKKVMWIMVSLIWLLACKNDRNSNQTSNTTPDRPVISVIAPEFNADSAYYFVEKQVDFGPRVPNTPAHRQCGDYLINTLKIYGAEVTVQEFVAEAYNGTKLHSRNIIASYFPQATKRILLAAHWDTRHVADKDAVDQNKPIDGANDGGSGVGILLEIARVLQADTLKPNVGIDIIFFDAEDYGEPENAKPEELPNKGNNKVYWCLGSQYWAANKHKPNYSAYYGILLDMVGAKGSTFAKEGTSMENAPSVVEKVWNIANALGHGGMFINQTSTGITDDHVFVNRIAKINMIDIIDYDSAGDDYFGSYHHTHADNMLIIDKTTLKAVGQTVLQTLYEEGNANEAI; translated from the coding sequence ATGAAAAAAGTAATGTGGATAATGGTTAGTTTGATCTGGCTGCTAGCCTGCAAAAATGACCGGAATTCAAACCAAACAAGTAACACTACCCCAGATCGCCCGGTAATTAGTGTTATTGCTCCTGAGTTTAATGCAGATTCGGCCTATTATTTTGTAGAAAAACAAGTGGATTTCGGTCCCAGGGTACCCAATACGCCAGCTCATAGACAATGCGGAGATTATTTAATTAATACACTCAAAATATATGGAGCCGAAGTAACGGTACAGGAATTTGTGGCAGAAGCCTATAATGGCACCAAACTACACTCCCGGAATATTATTGCTTCCTATTTTCCACAAGCTACCAAACGTATTTTGCTCGCTGCTCACTGGGATACCAGGCATGTTGCCGACAAAGATGCCGTTGACCAGAATAAACCGATTGACGGTGCCAATGATGGAGGGAGTGGGGTAGGTATACTGCTGGAAATTGCACGTGTATTACAGGCAGATACACTAAAACCCAATGTTGGCATTGACATAATCTTCTTCGATGCAGAAGATTATGGCGAACCAGAAAATGCTAAACCGGAAGAATTGCCTAACAAGGGAAATAATAAAGTATACTGGTGTCTGGGGTCTCAATACTGGGCGGCCAATAAACACAAACCCAATTATTCTGCCTATTATGGCATCCTGCTGGATATGGTAGGTGCTAAAGGTTCTACGTTTGCCAAAGAAGGTACTTCTATGGAAAATGCACCGAGTGTGGTGGAAAAAGTGTGGAATATAGCTAATGCTTTAGGCCATGGCGGTATGTTCATTAACCAGACGAGCACCGGCATTACCGACGATCATGTGTTTGTGAACCGCATTGCTAAAATTAATATGATTGATATTATTGATTACGATTCTGCCGGCGATGATTATTTTGGTTCGTATCATCATACCCATGCCGATAATATGCTCATTATTGACAAAACTACGCTTAAAGCCGTAGGTCAGACCGTATTGCAGACCCTGTATGAGGAAGGAAATGCCAATGAAGCGATTTAG
- a CDS encoding low molecular weight phosphatase family protein, producing MQRVGFVISRNGGETNCVYQVKFADKANPLKAFSKVYNASGNPTEHFAAIMTCSQAEEACPYIPGADARIAIAYDDPKNADGLPQEKATYDERTRQIAREMLYVFSLIKS from the coding sequence TTGCAGAGAGTTGGATTTGTAATTAGCAGAAATGGTGGGGAAACAAATTGTGTATATCAGGTAAAATTCGCTGATAAGGCAAATCCGCTGAAAGCTTTTTCAAAAGTATACAATGCATCAGGCAATCCAACAGAACATTTTGCTGCTATTATGACGTGTTCTCAAGCAGAGGAAGCCTGTCCGTATATTCCGGGTGCAGATGCCAGAATTGCCATTGCTTATGATGATCCCAAGAATGCAGATGGATTACCACAGGAAAAAGCAACCTATGATGAACGTACCAGGCAAATTGCCCGGGAAATGTTATATGTATTTAGTTTGATAAAGTCCTGA